One region of Dehalococcoidia bacterium genomic DNA includes:
- a CDS encoding 2Fe-2S iron-sulfur cluster-binding protein: MSELVNLTINGNKYTAEKGSMVLKVARDHGIRIPTLCDHEAIEPFGACRLCIVEVTRGNRTRIVTSCLYPVEEGLQVQTDSPRIVRNRKMLLDLLLARCSENKVIKELAAEYGLDKPSFREEYWEKHDCIVCGLCVRACEQVVGVSAISLVNRGVTKEPKPPFLEKAKACIGCGSCYYVCPTGAVKMEEKNGVRHIYNWKVAFKLKKCEKCGIEWAPEAQLEYIRKKWKLEPGFFDLCPNCR; the protein is encoded by the coding sequence TTGAGTGAGCTGGTAAACCTGACCATCAACGGCAATAAGTATACTGCCGAAAAGGGCAGCATGGTGCTGAAGGTTGCCCGCGATCACGGTATCAGGATACCCACGCTGTGCGATCACGAGGCCATCGAGCCCTTCGGTGCGTGCAGGTTGTGCATCGTTGAGGTCACGCGCGGCAACAGGACGCGTATCGTGACATCATGCCTCTATCCGGTGGAGGAGGGACTACAGGTTCAGACCGATTCACCTCGCATCGTGCGCAACCGCAAGATGCTGCTGGACCTGCTGCTGGCCAGATGCAGCGAGAACAAGGTAATCAAAGAGCTGGCTGCCGAATACGGGCTGGATAAACCCTCTTTCCGCGAGGAATACTGGGAGAAGCACGACTGCATCGTCTGCGGTCTGTGCGTCCGGGCCTGCGAGCAGGTGGTGGGCGTAAGCGCCATCAGCCTGGTCAATCGCGGCGTCACCAAGGAACCCAAGCCGCCCTTCCTCGAGAAAGCCAAGGCATGTATCGGCTGCGGCTCCTGTTACTACGTTTGCCCCACCGGCGCGGTGAAGATGGAGGAGAAGAACGGTGTCCGCCATATCTACAACTGGAAGGTGGCGTTCAAGCTGAAGAAGTGCGAGAAGTGCGGTATCGAGTGGGCGCCCGAAGCCCAACTGGAATACATCCGCAAAAAGTGGAAGCTCGAGCCCGGATTCTTTGACCTCTGTCCAAACTGCCGGTAA